From one Lotus japonicus ecotype B-129 chromosome 3, LjGifu_v1.2 genomic stretch:
- the LOC130746225 gene encoding serine acetyltransferase 5, with protein MLVSWKFHTTLSTAPPCHCRSNRLAAVSLNHTLIIATHRLMPTGELRYAPPPTAMSNSSSGGGFEEEGWLWAQIKAEARRDAESEPALASYLYSTILSHSSLERSLSFHLGNKLCSSTLLSTLLYDLFLNAFSSDPSLSSAAVADLRAARERDPACVSYSHCLLNYKGFLACQAHRVAHLLWGQSRRPLALALHSRIADVFAVDIHPAATIGKGILFDHATGVVVGETAVIGNNVSILHHVTLGGTGKIGGDRHPKIGDGVLIGAGATILGNVKIGEGAKIGAGSVVLIDVPPRTTAVGNPARLVGGKEKPSKHEDVPGESMDHTSFMSEWSDYII; from the exons ATGCTGGTTTCTTGGAAATTCCACACCACCCTATCAACCGCGCCACCGTGTCACTGCCGCAGTAACCGTCTCGCCGCCGTCTCTCTAAACCACACTCTCATCATCGCCACCCATCGACTAATGCCAACCGGCGAACTCCGCTACGCACCGCCGCCGACGGCGATGTCTAACTCCTCCTCCGGCGGCGGGTTCGAAGAAGAGGGGTGGCTGTGGGCGCAGATCAAGGCGGAGGCACGCCGTGACGCTGAGTCTGAACCAGCGCTCGCGAGTTACCTCTACTCCACGATTCTCTCACACTCGTCTCTAGAACGGTCACTGTCGTTCCACCTCGGGAACAAGCTCTGCTCCTCCACTCTTCTCTCCACGCTCCTCTACGACCTCTTCCTCAACGCGTTCTCCTCCGACCCTTCTCTCAGCTCCGCCGCCGTCGCTGACCTCCGCGCCGCCCGGGAGCGCGACCCCGCTTGTGTGTCGTACTCCCACTGCCTACTCAATTACAAGGGTTTCCTCGCCTGTCAG GCTCACCGCGTGGCGCACCTGCTGTGGGGGCAGTCGCGGCGGCCGTTGGCTCTGGCGTTGCATTCTCGAATTGCTGATGTTTTCGCGGTGGACATTCACCCGGCGGCGACGATTGGGAAGGGGATTCTGTTCGACCATGCTACTGGAGTGGTGGTGGGGGAGACGGCGGTGATTGGGAACAATGTGTCGATCCTGCACCACGTCACACTGGGTGGGACTGGGAAGATTGGTGGGGATCGCCACCCGAAGATTGGTGATGGGGTGCTAATTGGTGCTGGTGCTACCATTCTGGGGAATGTTAAGATTGGGGAAGGTGCCAAGATTGGTGCTGGCTCGGTGGTTTTGATCGATGTGCCGCCGCGGACGACTGCTGTTGGGAACCCGGCGAGGTTGGTTGGTGGCAAGGAGAAGCCGTCTAAGCATGAAGATGTGCCTGGGGAGTCCATGGATCATACTTCCTTCATGTCTGAATGGTCAGATTATatcatttga